In Solanum lycopersicum chromosome 5, SLM_r2.1, the following are encoded in one genomic region:
- the PRK3 gene encoding receptor-like protein kinase 3 precursor (The RefSeq protein has 3 substitutions, 1 frameshift compared to this genomic sequence), with translation MAAHVLIVLFVFFSITSCVSIGDDQVLVEFKELLLNTSLLDSSWKKGTNPCDNNNKWFGVQCDNNNNNVIQALLLGGIGLSGNLDVDVLISLQGLRVVNLSNNSFSGSIPEFFRLGALKSLFIDGNQFSGDIPPDFFSKMASLWKIWFSRNKFSGKIPESLASLKYLLELHLENNEFTGTIPSLSQPNLATINLSNNKLQGLIPQSLSKFGSNPFQGNPDLCGNQIGRECKAVIYGEKSESSGSTKWIIVGLVVVLLLVAILFKSKRKDDQFEKLEKENLDEAVKVHLNKRSMSTRTSMRSSRKGRSRSGSDMGDLVVVNDEKGIFGMPDLMKAAAEVLGNGGLGSAYKALLGNGVLSVVVKRLRETNKFNKECFDAEIRRLARIRHKNILQPLAYHYGKEEKLVVSEYIPKGSLLYLFHGDRGTAHAQLNWCIRVKIILGVANGMKFLHSEFGSYDVPHGNLKSSNILLSANNEPLLTDYAFYPLVNNSQAVQSLFAYKSPEAILNQQVTPKSDVYCLGIIILEILTGKFPSQYLSNQKFTGTDVAQWVQSAIEENRVSELIDPEIETEKDSLEMMEKFLYIGAACTESDHDHRIDMKEAIRRIEEITDLM, from the exons ATGGCCGCTCATGTCcttattgttttatttg tttttttttcaattacttctTGTGTTTCTATTGGAGATGATCAAGTCCTTGTTGAATTTAAAGAATTGTTATTAAATACTTCACTTCTTGATTCTTCTTGGAAAAAAGGAACAAATCCTtgtgataataataacaaatggTTTGGTGTACaatgtgataataataataataatgttattcaAGCCCTACTTCTTGGTGGGATTGGCCTTTCTGGGAATCTTGATGTTGATGTATTAATTAGCCTTCAAGGCCTTAGAGTTGTTAATCTTTCTAACAACTCTTCCTCTGGATCAATTCCTGAATTTTTTAGACTTGGTGCTCTCAAGTCTTTATTCATTGATGGAAACCAGTTTTCCGGAGACATCCCTCCAGATTTCTTCTCCAAAATGGCATCTCTCTGGAAAATATGGTTCTCGCGCAACAAGTTTTCAGGGAAAATCCCTGAGTCTTTAGCAagtttaaaatatcttttagaaCTTCATTTGGAGAATAATGAATTCACAGGAACTATTCCATCTTTGTCACAGCCTAACTTAGCAACtataaacttgtcaaataataaattacaagGTCTAATCCCGCAAAGTTTGTCAAAGTTTGGTTCCAACCCCTTTCAAGGAAATCCTGATTTGTGTGGAAATCAAATAGGGAGGGAGTGTAAGGCTGTAATCTATGGTGAAAAGTCTGAAAGTTCTGGAAGTACAAAGTGGATAATTGTAGGCTTAGTGGTTGTCTTGTTATTGGTAGCTATATTATTTAAGTCAAAGCGTAAGGATGATCAATTTGAAAAGCTTGAAAAAGAGAACCTTGATGAGGCTGTGAAGGTGCACCTTAACAAGAGAAGCATGAGCACTCGCACCTCTATGCGTTCATCAAGGAAAGGACGCTCAAGAAGTGGCAGCGATATGGGTGATCTAGTTGTGGTAAATGATGAAAAGGGTATATTTGGGATGCCTGATTTAATGAAGGCAGCAGCAGAAGTCCTTGGTAATGGAGGATTGGGGTCAGCTTACAAGGCAGTATTGGGGAATGGAGTACTGTCTGTCGTGGTGAAGAGGTTGAGGGAAACCAATAAATTTAATAAGGAATGTTTTGATGCAGAGATCAGACGACTCGCTAGGATAAGGCACAAGAACATATTGCAACCATTAGCATACCATTACGGAAAAGAGGAGAAGTTGGTGGTGTCTGAATACATTCCCAAAGGCAGCCTGTTATACCTATTACATG gTGATCGGGGGACAGCACATGCTCAGCTAAATTGGTGTATCCGCGTTAAAATCATCCTGGGAGTTGCGAATGGAATGAAATTTCTTCATTCAGAGTTTGGATCATATGATGTACCTCATGGGAATCTTAAGTCTAGCAACATTCTTCTTTCTGCAAATAATGAACCACTTCTGACAGATTATGCGTTTTATCCACTAGTCAACAATTCGCAAGCTGTCCAATCTCTTTTTGCTTATAAATCCCCAGAAGCCATACTAAACCAACAAGTCACTCCAAAAAGTGATGTATATTGTCTTGGAatcataattcttgaaatcCTAACTGGGAAATTCCCATCACAATATCTGAGCAACCAAAAGTTTACTGGAACTGACGTTGCACAATGGGTGCAGTCAGCAATTGAAGAGAATAGAGTATCAGAATTGATTGATCCAGAGATAGAAACAGAAAAGGATTCCCTTGAAATGATGGAGAAGTTCCTTTATATAGGAGCTGCATGCACTGAGAGTGACCATGATCATAGAATCGACATGAAGGAAGCTATAAGGAGGATAGAAGAGATAACAGATTTAATGTAG